A genomic region of Leishmania braziliensis MHOM/BR/75/M2904 complete genome, chromosome 33 contains the following coding sequences:
- a CDS encoding putative d-xylulose reductase, whose product MQSLVLERKSELAIREVDVCDELGPHDCRVKIHSVGICGSDVHYYEHAAPGATCVLVGMPIEPVPFDVVMAQAKEITFQTVFRYRNVYPRIIRLLSFGKMDVKPLISATFAFKDSVKAYERAMNRDPKDMKIMIPVYGDKTNMLKVVPYDDDDRCTHTRTHTHTLSAA is encoded by the coding sequence ATGCAGAGCCTCGTGctggagaggaagagcgagcTGGCGATCCGCGAGGTGGATGTATGCGACGAGCTCGGCCCCCACGACTGCCGAGTGAAGATCCACAGCGTGGGCATCTGTGGCAGTGACGTGCACTACTacgagcacgccgcgcctgGCGCGACTTGTGTGCTGGTGGGGATGCCGATTGAGCCTGTGCCGTTTGACGTTGTGATGGCGCAGGCGAAGGAGATCACGTTCCAGACGGTGTTCCGCTACCGCAACGTGTACCCGCGCATCATCCGCTTGCTGAGCTTCGGCAAGATGGACGTGAAGCCGCTGATCAGCGCCACGTTCGCGTTCAAGGACAGCGTGAAGGCGTACGAGCGCGCGATGAACCGCGACCCGAAGGACATGAAGATTATGATTCCGGTCTATGGCGATAAGACCAACATGCTTAAAGTTGTGCCATATGATGACGACGACagatgcacgcacacacgcacacacacacacacactgtcAGCGGCgtag
- a CDS encoding putative d-xylulose reductase — protein MVLMQSLVLERKSELAIREVDVCDELGPHDCRVKIHSVGICGSDVHYYEHGRIGPFVVEKPMILGHEASGTVVAVGTNVKKLKAGDRVALEPGIPRWDSAQTLSGLYNLDPELTFFATPPVHGCMSTTIIHPAALCFKLPDNVSYEEGALCEPIAVGMHSVTKAGVKPGDVGLVIGCGTIGIMTALSALTGGCSEVIVCGSHDARLEITHRYPGLRAVNTLRAGELKRVVAEATEGKGCDVIFECGGAASAFPLIYEHAAPGATCVLVGMPIEPVPFDVVMAQAKEITFQTVFRYRNVYPRIIRLLSSGKMDVKPLISATFAFKDSVKAYERAMNRDPKDMKIMIQMDS, from the coding sequence atggtCCTCATGCAGAGCCTCGTGctggagaggaagagcgagcTGGCGATCCGCGAGGTGGATGTATGCGACGAGCTCGGCCCCCACGACTGCCGAGTGAAGATCCACAGCGTGGGCATCTGTGGCAGTGACGTGCACTACTACGAGCACGGGCGCATTGGTCCCTTTGTGGTGGAGAAGCCGATGATCCTTGGCCACGAGGCGTCCGGCACAGTTGTGGCGGTGGGCACAAATGTGAAGAAACTGAAGGCTGGCGACCGCGTTGCGCTGGAGCCCGGCATCCCGCGCTGGGACTCTGCGCAGACGCTGAGCGGGCTGTACAACCTGGATCCCGAGCTGACGTTCTTCGCAACGCCGCCGGTGCACGGGTGCATGTCGACAACCATCATCCACCCTGCCGCTCTGTGCTTCAAGCTGCCGGACAACGTGAGCTACGAGGAGGGCGCGCTGTGCGAGCCGATCGCTGTTGGCATGCACTCGGTGACGAAGGCTGGTGTCAAGCCAGGCGATGTGGGCCTCGTGATTGGATGCGGCACAATCGGGATCATGACGGCGCTGTCCGCGCTTACAGGCGGGTGCTCTGAAGTGATTGTCTGCGGGTCGCACGACGCGCGGCTGGAGATCACGCACCGCTATCCTGGCCTGCGCGCGGTGAACACTTTGAGGGCGGGCGAACTGAAGCGTGTTGTGGCTGAGGCGACGGAGGGCAAGGGCTGCGACGTTATATTCGagtgtggcggtgctgcatcCGCGTTCCCGCTGATCTACGAACACGCCGCGCCTGGCGCGACTTGTGTGCTGGTGGGGATGCCGATTGAGCCTGTGCCGTTTGACGTTGTGATGGCGCAGGCGAAGGAGATCACGTTCCAGACGGTGTTCCGCTACCGCAACGTGTACCCGCGCATCATCCGCTTGCTGAGCTCCGGCAAGATGGACGTGAAGCCGCTGATCAGCGCTACGTTCGCGTTCAAGGACAGCGTGAAGGCGTACGAGCGCGCGATGAACCGCGACCCGAAGGACATGAAGATTATGATTCAGATGGACAGCTAG